TCTTGGCTAGAGTCTGAAATCACAACAGTTTGTAAATGACAAGAAATTGTTTCATCAAAAAAGAATTGAATGTAGAAGTGGATACCTGAAGACACGGATCTTCCAAGCAAGATACGGAACCAAACCATTCTATATTGGCTGTACCACCTCCAAGAGGAGTATGAGCAGTGACAGCGATTTTATGCTTCTGACAGAACTTCAGTAGACACTGTCTCTGAAAATAGGGATGTGTCTCAATCTGATTGACAGCAGGTTTTATTTTTGAGTAGGCCAGGCAATCTCGAGTCAGATAAATGTCATAATTGCTGCAAATCAACAATCAGATACTTTAGTCTGTGTAAACACTTCTAACCCTATTTATCCTGATAAATGGTAATGAGGTAACTCACACTTTACCTGATACCAATGCTTCGGACCAAGCCTGCAGAAACCAAGTCCTCCATGGCATGCCATGTAGTTTCCAGAGACACTGTAATATCTATATCCAACACACCATCCTCATCTAAGGCACTATCAGTTGTTCCAACCCCTGTCATTTTTTAACAATGTTTGAAAGCAAGTTATTGAGGTATTGTAATTCAGTCTTATCTAGACACTGTAAAAAGTACGTGATCAAATGCTCAGGAAACAGTTAAAACCTGTGTGCCGTGTTGCTACTGGAAAATGAACCAAGTATAGATCCAAATATTCAAGCTGTAGGTTCTTCAAACTGTCCTTACATGCTTCAAGAACGTGTCCATGATCTGAATTCCAGAGCTGACATAAAAAGCAACAGATTATATCTTCATATAGAAGAATGCTTGGAATGTACTAAGTACTTAGACCTAATATTTTTGTAGAGCCCTAGCTGAGAGAAAATCCTCAGTAAAGATATCCAATGTACCTTCGTAGTGATAAAAATATCTTCCCGTTTGACGAGGCCCTGCTGGAAGGCCTCAGCAAGTGCTTGCCCA
The nucleotide sequence above comes from Cryptomeria japonica chromosome 11, Sugi_1.0, whole genome shotgun sequence. Encoded proteins:
- the LOC131071622 gene encoding NADP-dependent D-sorbitol-6-phosphate dehydrogenase → MAGESALTLHNGHKMPIVGLGVWRMEGHLIKDLIFNALHMGYRHFDCAADYKNEKEVGQALAEAFQQGLVKREDIFITTKLWNSDHGHVLEACKDSLKNLQLEYLDLYLVHFPVATRHTGVGTTDSALDEDGVLDIDITVSLETTWHAMEDLVSAGLVRSIGISNYDIYLTRDCLAYSKIKPAVNQIETHPYFQRQCLLKFCQKHKIAVTAHTPLGGGTANIEWFGSVSCLEDPCLQTLAKKYNKTAAQIALRWGIQRNTNVIPKSSKMERLKENIDIFDFELSKGDMEAIKLMDRKLRTNNPGKFWGIDLYA